One genomic segment of Alosa sapidissima isolate fAloSap1 chromosome 13, fAloSap1.pri, whole genome shotgun sequence includes these proteins:
- the lrrc8aa gene encoding leucine rich repeat containing 8 VRAC subunit Aa, translating to MIPITELRYFADTQPAYRILKPWWDVFTDYISIVMLMIAVFGGTLQVTQDKMICLPCKWVVNLTCGHQNVSADPSMVGPPEPKGIQYDLDRHQYNYVDAVCYENKLHWFAKYFPYLVLLHTLIFLACSNFWFKFPRTSSKLEHFVSILLKCFDSPWTTRALSETVVEESDPKPPPSQQSMKANGARGDHKRMSNVSEDVEASVPMLQRTKSRLEQGIVDRSETGVLDKKEGEQAKALFEKVKKFRVHVEEGDIVYRLYIRQTLIKVVKFALIICYTAYYVRHIEFSVWCSVDLERLTGYRLYLCAHPLATLFKILACFYISLVMVYGLICVYTLCWMLRRSLKRYSFESIREESSYSDIPDVKNDFAFMLHMIDQYDPLYSKRFAVFLSEVSENKLRQLNLNLEWTPEKLRQRATKNVQEKLELHLFMLSGIPDTVFDLLELEVLKLELIPDITIPPTIAQLANLRELWLYHTPAKIEAPALAFLRESLKSLHIKFTDIKEIPLWIYSLKNLSELHLTGNLSADNNRYIVIDGLRELKRLKVLRLKSNLTKLPQVVTEVGQHLQKLSINNEGTKLMVLNSLKKMVNLMELELVRCDLERIPHSIFSLHNLQEIDLKDNNLKTIEEIISFQHLHRLTCLKLWYNQIAYIPIQIGTLTSLERLYLNRNKIEKIPSQLFFCRKLRYLDLSHNNLTSIHPDIGFLQNLQSLAVTANRIEVLPPELFQCRKLRTLHLGNNCLTTLPSRFGELTSLTLLELRGNRLEGLPVELSECRLLKRSGLVVEEDLFNTLPPEVKEQLWRADKEQA from the exons ATGATCCCCATCACCGAGCTGCGGTACTTTGCCGACACGCAGCCGGCGTACCGCATCCTGAAGCCGTGGTGGGACGTCTTCACGGACTACATCTCCATCGTCATGCTGATGATCGCCGTCTTTGGCGGCACGCTCCAGGTCACGCAGGACAAGATGATCTGCCTGCCCTGCAAGTGGGTGGTCAACCTGACCTGCGGTCACCAGAACGTCAGCGCCGACCCGAGCATGGTGGGCCCACCGGAGCCCAAGGGGATCCAGTATGACCTGGACCGGCACCAGTATAACTATGTGGACGCTGTGTGTTACGAGAACAAGCTGCACTGGTTTGCTAAGTACTTCCCTTATCTGGTGCTGCTTCACACACTCATCTTCTTGGCCTGCAGCAACTTCTGGTTCAAGTTCCCGCGCACCAGCTCCAAGCTGGAGCACTTTGTGTCCATCCTGCTCAAGTGCTTCGACTCGCCATGGACCACGCGAGCGCTGTCCGAGACGGTGGTGGAGGAGAGCGACCCCAAGCCGCCGCCCTCGCAGCAGTCGATGAAGGCCAACGGTGCGCGCGGCGACCACAAGCGGATGTCCAACGTGTCCGAGGACGTGGAGGCCAGCGTGCCGATGCTGCAGCGCACCAAGTCGCGACTGGAGCAAGGGATCGTGGACCGCTCCGAGACGGGTGTCCTGGACAAAAAAGAGGGCGAGCAGGCCAAGGCGCTCTTCGAGAAGGTGAAGAAGTTCCGCGTGCACGTGGAGGAGGGCGACATCGTCTACCGCCTCTACATTCGCCAGACGCTCATCAAGGTGGTCAAGTTCGCACTCATCATCTGCTACACGGCGTACTACGTGCGGCACATCGAGTTCAGCGTATGGTGCTCGGTGGACCTGGAGCGCTTGACTGGCTACCGGCTCTACCTGTGCGCCCACCCACTGGCCACTCTCTTCAAGATCCTGGCCTGCTTCTACATCAGCCTGGTGATGGTCTACGGCCTCATCTGCGTCTACACGCTGTGCTGGATGCTCCGTCGCTCGCTCAAGCGTTACTCTTTCGAGTCCATCCGCGAGGAGAGCAGCTACTCGGACATCCCCGATGTCAAGAACGACTTTGCCTTCATGTTGCACATGATCGACCAGTACGACCCGCTCTACTCGAAGCGTTTTGCCGTCTTTCTGTCGGAGGTGAGCGAGAACAAGCTGCGGCAGCTCAACCTCAACCTGGAGTGGACGCCCGAGAAGCTGCGCCAACGCGCCACCAAGAACGTCCAGGAGAAGCTGGAGCTGCACCTCTTCATGCTCAGCGGCATCCCCGACACAGTGTTCGACCTCCTCGAGCTGGAGGTGCTCAAGCTGGAGCTGATCCCGGACATCACCATCCCGCCGACCATCGCGCAGCTGGCCAACCTGCGTGAGCTCTGGCTCTACCACACGCCGGCCAAGATCGAGGCGCCAGCGCTGGCCTTCCTGCGCGAGAGCCTCAAGTCGCTCCACATCAAGTTCACCGACATCAAGGAGATCCCGCTGTGGATCTACAGCCTGAAGAACCTGAGTGAGCTGCACTTGACGGGCAACCTGAGCGCCGACAACAACCGCTACATCGTCATCGACGGCCTACGGGAGCTCAAGAGGCTCAAGGTGCTGCGGCTCAAGAGCAACCTGACCAAGCTGCCCCAGGTGGTGACCGAGGTGGGCCAGCACCTGCAGAAGCTCTCCATCAACAACGAGGGCACCAAGCTGATGGTGCTCAACAGCCTGAAGAAGATGGTCAACCtgatggagctggagctggtgcGCTGTGACCTGGAGCGGATCCCACACTCCATCTTCAG TCTCCACAACTTGCAGGAGATCGACCTGAAGGACAACAACCTGAAGACCATCGAGGAGATCATCAGCTTCCAGCACTTGCACCGGCTCACCTGCCTTAAGTTGTGGTACAACCAAATCGCTTACATCCCCATCCAGATCGGCACGCTCACCAGCCTGGAGCGCCTTTACCTGAACCGCAACAAGATCGAGAAGATCCCCAGCCAGCTGTTCTTCTGCCGCAAGCTGCGCTACCTGGACCTCAGCCACAACAACCTGACCAGCATCCACCCGGACATCGGCTTCCTGCAGAACCTGCAGTCACTGGCCGTCACGGCCaacagg aTCGAAGTTCTGCCGCCGGAGCTGTTTCAGTGCCGCAAGCTGCGCACGCTCCACCTGGGCAACAACTGCCTGACCACGCTGCCATCGCGCTTCGGCGAGCTCACCAGCCTCACGCTGCTGGAGCTGCGCGGCAACCGGCTGGAGGGCCTGCCCGTCGAGCTGTCCGAGTGCCGCCTGCTCAAGCGCTCAGGCCTGGTCGTGGAGGAGGACCTCTTCAACACGCTGCCGCCCGAGGTCAAGGAACAGCTGTGGCGCGCCGACAAGGAGCAGGCATGA